The Lacrimispora xylanolytica genome has a segment encoding these proteins:
- a CDS encoding magnesium transporter CorA family protein, which translates to MIQIYKTEDGLIQQKDELSPGSWIALTNPTATEILEIANTYKIDPDDLRAPLDEEERSRIQTEDHYTLILVDVPTIEERNDKDWYVTIPMGIITTDDAIITVCLEDTTVLNAFMDGRVRDFHTYMKTRFILQILYKNASLYLQYLRVIDKKSGVIEEKLHKSTKNRELIELLELEKSLVYFTTSLRSNEMVLEKLMRNEKIKKYPEDTELLEDVIVENKQAIEMANIYSGILSGTMDAFASVISNNLNIVMKFLATITIVMSIPTMVASFYGMNVNSSGMPFANHPHGFEIVLGFTLVLTLIVAWIFSKKDLF; encoded by the coding sequence ATGATACAGATATATAAGACTGAGGATGGTCTGATTCAGCAGAAAGACGAGCTTTCTCCAGGTTCCTGGATAGCGCTTACAAACCCCACTGCTACCGAGATTCTGGAAATCGCCAATACGTATAAGATCGACCCGGATGATTTAAGAGCCCCTCTTGACGAGGAAGAGCGTTCCCGAATCCAGACAGAGGATCATTACACCTTGATTCTTGTGGACGTTCCTACTATTGAGGAACGAAACGACAAAGACTGGTATGTGACCATACCTATGGGTATTATTACGACGGATGATGCGATTATTACGGTGTGTCTGGAAGATACCACGGTATTAAATGCGTTTATGGATGGCCGGGTCAGGGATTTCCATACGTATATGAAAACTCGTTTTATTTTGCAGATTCTTTATAAGAACGCATCGCTTTACCTTCAGTATTTAAGGGTCATCGATAAAAAGAGCGGAGTGATTGAGGAAAAGCTTCACAAATCTACGAAGAACCGGGAGCTCATCGAGCTTTTGGAACTGGAAAAGAGTCTTGTGTACTTTACCACATCCTTACGTTCCAATGAGATGGTGCTTGAAAAACTCATGCGGAATGAAAAAATCAAAAAGTATCCGGAAGATACGGAGCTTTTGGAGGACGTCATTGTCGAGAACAAGCAGGCCATCGAGATGGCTAATATCTACAGTGGCATTTTAAGCGGAACCATGGATGCCTTTGCCTCTGTAATTTCCAATAACTTAAATATTGTAATGAAATTTTTGGCGACGATTACCATTGTCATGTCCATACCCACCATGGTGGCAAGCTTTTATGGCATGAATGTAAATTCCAGTGGAATGCCGTTTGCCAATCACCCCCACGGGTTTGAAATCGTATTAGGATTTACGCTGGTTCTGACTCTGATTGTAGCATGGATTTTTTCAAAAAAAGATCTCTTTTAG
- a CDS encoding S8 family peptidase codes for MGLTGRGIGVAVLDTGIYLHEDFEHRVAAFVDIVHRRRDAYDDNGHGTHIAGIIGGSGSASDGKYMGIAPECHIVMLKVLDKKGNGYASDVLAGLKWVRDNRERYGIRIVNISVGSFSRKGMTENSVLVRGVNAAWDDGLVVCVAAGNMGPGSNTITTPGISRKVITVGCSDDYKEVNVMGNRMIDYSGRGPTGACICKPEIIAPGAGIMSCSNEPGEYQSKSGTSMSTPLVSGAIALLLQKYPYMNNRDVKLMLRERAVDLGLPINQQGWGLLDVERLLL; via the coding sequence ATGGGTCTTACTGGGCGGGGCATAGGTGTTGCAGTGCTTGATACGGGAATTTATCTTCATGAGGACTTCGAACATAGAGTAGCAGCTTTCGTGGATATTGTTCACCGCAGGCGGGATGCTTATGACGATAATGGTCATGGTACCCATATTGCTGGAATTATTGGAGGAAGCGGAAGCGCTTCCGATGGAAAATATATGGGGATTGCACCAGAGTGTCACATCGTAATGCTTAAGGTTCTTGATAAAAAGGGGAATGGATATGCTTCAGATGTGCTGGCCGGTTTAAAATGGGTCCGCGATAACCGGGAACGGTATGGAATCCGTATTGTCAACATTTCCGTTGGTTCCTTTTCAAGAAAAGGTATGACGGAAAATTCAGTCCTGGTGCGGGGAGTCAATGCGGCCTGGGATGACGGCCTTGTGGTCTGTGTAGCAGCAGGCAACATGGGACCTGGCTCCAATACCATTACAACTCCTGGTATCAGCAGGAAGGTGATTACGGTAGGGTGTTCCGACGATTATAAGGAAGTTAATGTTATGGGGAACCGGATGATTGATTATTCCGGAAGGGGCCCCACCGGTGCCTGTATCTGCAAACCGGAAATAATTGCTCCGGGAGCAGGAATCATGAGCTGCTCCAATGAACCGGGAGAATATCAAAGTAAGAGCGGTACTTCTATGTCAACGCCTCTGGTTTCAGGGGCAATTGCGCTTTTGCTGCAGAAATATCCTTATATGAACAACAGAGATGTGAAGCTGATGCTTCGGGAGAGGGCCGTTGACTTAGGGCTTCCCATCAATCAGCAGGGATGGGGGCTTCTTGATGTGGAGAGGCTTTTGCTGTAA
- a CDS encoding diaminopimelate decarboxylase produces MEKTPFVTKEKLLEIVKEYPTPFHIYDEKGIRENAEKLKQAFSWNKGYREYFAVKATPNPFILNILKDYGCGADCSSMTELMMSDAIGFSGSDIMFSSNDTPAEEFQYADKVGGIINLDDITHIDFLEKAIGHIPETISCRYNPGGIFKISNDIMDNPGDSKYGMTTEQIFEAFKILKSKGAKEFGIHAFLASNTVTNEYYPLLAKVMFELAVKLKEETGAHITFINLSGGIGIPYRPGQEPNDIIAIGEGVRKVYEEILVPEGMGDVAIYTELGRFMLGPYGGLVTEAIHEKHTHKEYIGVDACAVNLMRPAMYGAYHHITVMGKEKEACSHKYDVVGSLCENNDKFAIDRMLPEISMGDLLFIHDTGAHGYAMGYNYNGKLRSAELLLKENGEVDLIRRAETPKDYFATFDFCDILKDVKYDL; encoded by the coding sequence TTGGAAAAGACACCATTTGTTACCAAGGAAAAATTATTAGAAATTGTGAAAGAATATCCAACTCCCTTTCATATTTATGATGAAAAGGGAATCAGGGAGAATGCAGAAAAACTGAAACAGGCATTTTCCTGGAATAAAGGTTACCGGGAGTATTTTGCAGTCAAGGCTACTCCGAATCCGTTTATCCTTAACATCTTAAAGGATTATGGCTGCGGGGCTGACTGTTCATCCATGACAGAACTTATGATGTCTGATGCCATTGGCTTTTCCGGCTCTGATATCATGTTCTCCTCCAACGATACTCCCGCAGAGGAATTCCAGTATGCAGATAAGGTGGGCGGTATCATCAATCTTGACGATATTACCCACATTGATTTTCTGGAAAAAGCCATCGGCCATATTCCGGAGACTATAAGCTGCCGGTACAATCCAGGCGGAATCTTTAAAATCAGCAATGATATTATGGATAATCCTGGAGATTCCAAATATGGAATGACGACAGAGCAGATATTTGAGGCGTTTAAGATCTTAAAGAGCAAGGGAGCAAAAGAGTTTGGCATCCATGCATTTTTAGCCAGCAACACGGTGACCAATGAATATTATCCTCTGCTTGCAAAAGTAATGTTTGAACTTGCAGTGAAGCTGAAAGAGGAGACGGGTGCCCATATTACCTTTATTAATCTGTCAGGCGGAATCGGTATTCCATACCGTCCGGGACAGGAGCCTAATGATATTATAGCCATTGGGGAGGGGGTAAGAAAGGTTTACGAAGAAATTCTGGTACCGGAAGGCATGGGAGACGTAGCCATCTATACGGAGCTTGGACGTTTCATGCTGGGACCTTATGGCGGACTTGTGACCGAAGCCATTCATGAAAAGCATACCCACAAGGAATACATTGGAGTGGATGCCTGCGCAGTCAATCTTATGCGTCCGGCTATGTACGGGGCGTACCATCACATTACTGTTATGGGAAAAGAGAAGGAAGCATGCAGCCACAAGTACGATGTAGTTGGTTCCCTTTGTGAAAATAACGATAAATTTGCCATTGACCGGATGCTTCCGGAGATCTCTATGGGGGATCTGCTATTTATCCATGATACAGGAGCCCACGGTTATGCCATGGGTTATAATTACAATGGAAAGCTAAGGTCCGCAGAGCTGCTTTTAAAAGAAAATGGAGAGGTTGACTTGATCCGAAGAGCCGAAACTCCAAAGGATTACTTTGCCACATTTGATTTTTGTGATATTTTAAAGGACGTAAAGTACGATTTATAA
- a CDS encoding rhomboid family intramembrane serine protease translates to MKFFYNLERKFRKYAISNLMYYIIGMYGVGLLMELFAPGFYVNYLSLNAPKILSGQVWRIVTFLIYPPGGTNIFFNLISMYLYYMLGQNLERIWGAFRFNVYFFMGVIGHVAAALVVYIFMGDTVFLTTEYLNYSLFFAFAATFPDLEFLLFFVIPMKAKWLAIFNGIYFLYGFITGNMATRVTIFMSLFNFILFFVLTRNLNRFNPKEIKRKHNFQKQMKIMPQGGTHHKCAVCGRTEKDSPNLEFRYCSKCEGNYEYCSEHLYTHKHVEPDHPTTGNTTH, encoded by the coding sequence ATGAAATTTTTTTACAATTTGGAGCGCAAATTTAGAAAATATGCGATATCCAATCTTATGTACTATATTATTGGGATGTATGGTGTAGGGCTTTTAATGGAGCTTTTTGCACCTGGATTTTACGTCAATTATCTATCTCTCAATGCACCGAAGATTTTAAGCGGGCAGGTATGGAGAATTGTAACATTTTTGATTTACCCCCCTGGAGGCACTAATATTTTCTTTAATCTGATCAGCATGTATCTTTACTATATGCTTGGACAGAATTTAGAAAGGATCTGGGGCGCATTTCGTTTTAACGTTTATTTCTTTATGGGAGTCATCGGACATGTGGCAGCAGCCCTTGTTGTATATATTTTTATGGGGGATACCGTGTTTTTAACAACCGAGTATTTAAACTATTCCCTTTTCTTTGCTTTTGCTGCGACGTTTCCGGATCTGGAATTCCTTTTGTTTTTCGTGATTCCGATGAAAGCCAAATGGCTGGCAATTTTTAACGGGATATATTTCCTTTATGGGTTTATTACCGGCAATATGGCGACCAGAGTCACAATATTTATGTCTTTATTTAACTTTATCCTCTTTTTCGTATTGACACGTAATTTGAACCGGTTCAATCCGAAAGAGATCAAAAGAAAACATAATTTTCAGAAACAGATGAAAATTATGCCCCAGGGAGGGACACACCATAAGTGTGCCGTCTGCGGACGGACCGAAAAAGATTCCCCCAACCTGGAATTCCGTTATTGTTCAAAATGTGAGGGCAATTATGAATATTGTTCTGAGCATTTGTATACACACAAACACGTTGAACCGGACCACCCCACAACCGGCAATACGACCCACTAG
- the recA gene encoding recombinase RecA — protein MNKDDKLKALDAALTQIEKAYGKGSVMKLGDSGTNMNVETIPTGALSLDIALGLGGIPKGRVVEIYGPESSGKTTVALHVIAEVQKRGGIAGFIDAEHALDPVYAKKIGVDIDNLYISQPDNGEQALEITETMVRSGAVDIVIVDSVAALVPKAEIEGDMGDSHVGLQARLMSQALRKLTAVISKSNCIVLFINQLREKVGVMFGSPETTTGGRALKFYASVRMDIRKIETLKQGGDMVGNRARIKVVKNKIAPPFKEAEFDIMFGKGISREGDVLDLAVKENIVEKSGAWFAYNNAKIGQGRENAKIYLQDNPAICLEIENKVRMNYGLPIEGGVDAPAADGAGAKESKRIKAEENKEASSKE, from the coding sequence ATGAATAAAGATGATAAGCTGAAAGCACTGGATGCCGCCCTTACACAGATAGAGAAAGCATATGGAAAAGGTTCTGTTATGAAGCTGGGTGACAGTGGAACCAATATGAATGTAGAAACCATTCCCACAGGAGCCCTGAGTCTTGATATCGCCTTAGGATTAGGCGGAATCCCAAAGGGAAGAGTCGTTGAGATCTACGGACCTGAATCAAGCGGTAAGACTACGGTGGCACTCCATGTTATTGCAGAAGTTCAAAAGCGTGGCGGAATCGCTGGTTTTATTGATGCGGAGCACGCCCTTGATCCTGTTTACGCTAAGAAAATCGGAGTTGATATTGATAACCTTTACATATCCCAGCCAGATAACGGTGAGCAGGCACTTGAGATTACTGAGACCATGGTACGCTCAGGAGCAGTGGATATCGTAATCGTTGACTCCGTTGCAGCTCTTGTTCCCAAGGCTGAGATCGAGGGAGACATGGGAGATTCCCACGTAGGACTTCAGGCAAGACTTATGTCCCAGGCCCTCAGAAAGCTGACAGCAGTCATCAGCAAATCCAATTGTATCGTACTTTTCATCAACCAGCTTCGTGAGAAGGTTGGTGTTATGTTCGGCAGCCCTGAGACCACCACAGGCGGACGTGCCCTTAAGTTCTATGCCTCTGTTCGTATGGATATCCGTAAGATTGAGACCTTAAAGCAGGGCGGCGATATGGTAGGTAACAGGGCGAGAATCAAGGTAGTTAAGAATAAGATTGCTCCTCCTTTTAAGGAAGCGGAATTTGATATCATGTTCGGCAAGGGGATTTCCAGAGAAGGCGATGTTTTAGATCTGGCGGTGAAGGAGAATATTGTGGAAAAGAGCGGAGCCTGGTTTGCATATAACAATGCAAAGATTGGTCAGGGCCGTGAAAACGCTAAGATCTACCTTCAGGATAATCCGGCAATCTGCTTAGAGATCGAGAATAAGGTCCGTATGAATTACGGCCTGCCAATCGAAGGCGGAGTGGATGCACCGGCAGCAGATGGTGCAGGTGCCAAGGAAAGCAAACGCATCAAGGCAGAGGAGAATAAGGAAGCTTCCTCAAAGGAATAA
- a CDS encoding 2-hydroxyacyl-CoA dehydratase — protein sequence MITYNTLGIDIGSTTVKIAILNEKNEILFSDYERHFANIQETLAGLLKKAYDKLGPMDLRPGITGSGGLTLSKHLKVPFVQEVVAVATSLKDYAPHTDVAIELGGEDAKIIYFSGGIDQRMNGICAGGTGSFIDQMAALLQTDASGLNEYAANYKAIYPIAARCGVFAKTDIQPLINEGATREDLAASIFQAVVNQTISGLACGKPIRGHVAFLGGPLHFLPELKKAFIRTLNLSDDEIIAPDHSHLFAAIGAAMNAIETKDSMVSLEEMISRLSTGIRMEFEVKRMSPLFNSKEEYDSFIARHDSHSVKKGELSSYHGKCFLGIDAGSTTTKAAVVGEDGTLLYSFYSSNNGSPLATAVKAIKEIKEQLTSDSEIVWSCSTGYGEALIKAAFLLDEGEVETISHYYAAAFFEPEVDCILDIGGQDMKCIRIKNGTVDSVQLNEACSAGCGSFIETFANSLNYKVQDFATEALFAENPTDLGTRCTVFMNSNVKQAQKEGAEVSDISAGLAYSVIKNALFKVIKITSPSDLGKHVVVQGGTFYNNAVLRSFEQISGCQAVRPDIAGIMGAFGAALIARERYEESQKTTMLSLDEILNLHYETSMARCRKCTNNCVLTVNRFDGGRKFISGNRCERGLGKEKASGDVPNLFEYKNQRMFDYDPLTEEQAERGTIGIPRVLNLYENYPFWAIFFRELKFRTVVSPQSTRNIYELGIESIPSESECYPAKLAHGHVEWLIREGIKTIFYPCIPYERNETPDAGNHFNCPIVTSYAENIKNNVEGIQTEGIRFLNPFMAFTNEEILTSRLVEVFKKEFQIPASEIKDAAHAAWDELMASRADLERMGEETLLWLKENDRHGIVLAGRPYHVDPEINHGIPELITSFGFAVLTEDSISHLAEIERPMMVTDQWMYHTRLYKAASLVKRERNLDLIQLTSFGCGLDAVTADQVNDILTGSGKIYTILKIDEVNNLGAARIRIRSLIAALKVRDKEHYEQNVVSSSYNRVMFTKEMKEEYTILCPQMSPIHFDLIEPAIRAFGYKIEVLQNHNRTAVDTGLKYVNNDACYPSLIVVGQIMDALLSGNYDLNRTAIFMSQTGGGCRASNYIGFIRRALERSGMGQIPVISVNANNMETNPGFKISLPMLTKAMQAVVYGDVFMRVVYATRPYEKIPGSANSLHERWKERCIQSLSKKSADMITFSRNIRGIIRDFDKLERNPGKKPKVGVVGEILVKFSPLANNNIVELLEAEGAEAVMPDLMDFLLYCFYNNNFKAENLGGKKSTAALSNMGISLLEFFRRTAKKELEKSRHFTAPSHIGNLADMAKDFVSIGNQTGEGWFLTGEMLELIHTGTNNIVCTQPFGCLPNHIVGKGVIKELRKTYPDSNIIAVDYDPGASEVNQLNRIKLMLSTAQKNLIKEQ from the coding sequence ATGATTACATACAACACTCTAGGAATCGATATCGGTTCTACTACGGTAAAAATCGCAATATTAAACGAGAAAAATGAGATCTTATTCTCTGATTATGAACGCCATTTTGCAAATATACAGGAAACACTGGCCGGACTCTTAAAGAAGGCCTATGATAAACTTGGACCCATGGATCTTCGACCGGGAATTACAGGCTCCGGCGGTCTGACTTTATCCAAGCATTTAAAGGTCCCCTTTGTTCAGGAGGTCGTAGCAGTCGCTACCTCTCTTAAGGATTATGCCCCACATACAGACGTGGCAATCGAACTTGGGGGAGAAGATGCAAAAATTATCTATTTTTCCGGTGGGATTGACCAGCGTATGAACGGAATCTGCGCAGGCGGTACCGGTTCGTTCATTGACCAGATGGCAGCTCTATTACAGACCGATGCTTCTGGACTCAATGAATATGCAGCAAATTATAAAGCAATCTATCCAATTGCTGCCCGCTGCGGCGTATTCGCCAAGACGGACATTCAGCCACTCATCAACGAAGGGGCTACCAGGGAAGATTTAGCAGCTTCTATTTTCCAGGCAGTGGTAAACCAGACCATCAGCGGACTGGCTTGCGGAAAGCCGATCAGAGGCCATGTTGCATTCCTGGGAGGCCCTTTGCATTTCCTTCCGGAATTAAAGAAAGCCTTTATCCGCACCTTGAATTTATCCGACGACGAAATCATCGCACCGGATCATTCTCATCTTTTTGCAGCCATCGGTGCGGCTATGAATGCAATCGAAACCAAGGATTCCATGGTTTCCTTAGAGGAGATGATATCCAGACTCTCCACAGGCATCCGCATGGAGTTTGAAGTAAAGAGAATGTCACCTCTCTTTAACAGCAAAGAGGAATATGATTCCTTTATTGCCCGTCACGACAGTCATTCTGTGAAGAAAGGAGAGCTTTCCTCCTATCATGGAAAATGTTTCCTGGGCATTGACGCAGGATCAACTACTACCAAAGCAGCCGTAGTTGGTGAAGACGGAACCCTGTTATACAGCTTCTACAGCAGCAACAACGGAAGCCCTCTTGCAACCGCAGTAAAAGCTATAAAGGAAATAAAAGAACAGCTTACCAGCGACAGTGAGATCGTATGGTCCTGCTCCACCGGATATGGAGAAGCTCTTATAAAAGCAGCCTTTCTACTTGACGAGGGCGAGGTAGAGACCATCTCCCACTATTATGCGGCAGCCTTTTTCGAGCCTGAGGTAGACTGCATTTTAGATATTGGCGGCCAGGATATGAAGTGTATCCGCATTAAGAACGGCACTGTGGACAGCGTTCAGTTAAACGAAGCATGTTCCGCCGGATGCGGCTCCTTTATTGAGACCTTTGCCAACTCCCTAAATTACAAGGTCCAGGATTTTGCCACAGAGGCACTTTTTGCAGAAAATCCTACGGATCTTGGAACCAGATGTACCGTATTTATGAATTCCAATGTAAAGCAGGCCCAAAAAGAAGGGGCTGAGGTTTCTGATATTTCTGCGGGCCTTGCCTATTCCGTTATTAAGAATGCTTTATTTAAAGTAATTAAAATCACCTCTCCTTCCGATTTAGGAAAGCACGTGGTGGTTCAGGGCGGTACGTTTTATAACAATGCCGTTTTACGAAGCTTTGAACAGATTTCCGGCTGCCAGGCAGTTCGTCCTGACATTGCAGGAATCATGGGTGCCTTTGGCGCGGCTCTGATTGCAAGAGAGCGTTATGAAGAGTCCCAGAAAACAACCATGCTTAGTCTTGATGAGATTTTAAATCTTCACTACGAGACCTCCATGGCACGATGCAGAAAATGTACCAACAACTGTGTCCTCACCGTAAACCGTTTTGACGGCGGACGTAAGTTTATTTCCGGTAACCGCTGTGAACGTGGTCTTGGAAAAGAAAAAGCATCCGGTGATGTTCCAAACCTCTTTGAATACAAGAATCAGCGCATGTTTGATTATGATCCTCTTACGGAAGAGCAGGCAGAGCGTGGCACCATCGGTATTCCAAGAGTACTTAACCTGTATGAGAATTACCCCTTCTGGGCGATTTTCTTCCGGGAACTTAAGTTCCGCACCGTGGTCTCCCCTCAGTCCACCAGAAATATCTATGAACTGGGTATTGAGTCCATACCAAGCGAATCGGAATGTTATCCGGCAAAGCTGGCCCACGGTCACGTGGAATGGCTCATCCGGGAAGGAATTAAGACCATTTTTTACCCCTGCATCCCTTATGAGAGAAATGAGACTCCTGATGCAGGAAACCATTTTAACTGTCCGATCGTCACCTCCTATGCAGAGAACATCAAAAATAACGTAGAGGGAATCCAGACGGAAGGAATACGGTTCTTAAATCCATTTATGGCATTTACCAACGAAGAGATTTTAACCTCCCGGTTGGTTGAAGTATTTAAAAAAGAGTTCCAGATCCCTGCGTCAGAGATTAAGGACGCCGCTCACGCTGCCTGGGATGAGCTTATGGCTTCACGGGCTGACCTTGAGCGAATGGGAGAAGAGACCCTTTTATGGTTAAAGGAAAATGACCGCCACGGAATCGTTCTGGCCGGTCGCCCATACCACGTGGATCCTGAGATCAATCACGGAATTCCTGAACTCATTACCTCCTTTGGCTTTGCAGTTCTTACAGAGGATTCCATTTCCCATCTGGCTGAAATCGAACGGCCTATGATGGTTACTGACCAGTGGATGTACCACACCAGACTATATAAGGCAGCCAGCCTGGTAAAACGGGAGCGCAATCTGGATTTAATTCAGCTTACCTCCTTTGGCTGCGGCTTAGATGCCGTAACCGCAGACCAGGTCAATGATATCCTTACTGGGTCCGGTAAAATCTATACCATTTTAAAGATCGATGAAGTCAACAACTTAGGTGCAGCAAGAATCCGAATCCGATCCCTGATTGCAGCCTTAAAAGTACGTGATAAAGAGCATTATGAGCAGAATGTGGTATCAAGCTCCTATAACCGTGTCATGTTTACCAAGGAAATGAAAGAGGAATACACCATACTTTGTCCTCAGATGTCACCCATTCACTTTGACTTAATTGAACCAGCGATTCGTGCCTTTGGCTACAAGATTGAGGTCCTTCAGAATCATAACCGTACCGCGGTTGATACAGGGCTTAAATACGTGAATAACGATGCCTGCTACCCCTCTCTCATTGTAGTGGGACAGATTATGGATGCGTTATTATCCGGTAATTACGATTTAAACCGTACCGCCATTTTCATGAGCCAGACCGGCGGCGGATGCCGGGCTTCCAACTACATTGGATTTATACGAAGAGCTTTGGAGCGTTCCGGCATGGGACAGATTCCTGTTATTTCGGTAAACGCCAACAACATGGAGACCAATCCAGGCTTTAAGATCTCACTGCCTATGCTGACCAAGGCCATGCAGGCTGTGGTGTACGGCGACGTATTCATGAGAGTTGTTTATGCCACAAGACCATATGAGAAGATTCCTGGCTCAGCCAATTCCCTGCACGAAAGATGGAAAGAGCGCTGTATCCAGTCCTTATCAAAGAAGTCCGCAGATATGATAACCTTCTCCCGTAACATCAGGGGAATTATCCGTGACTTTGATAAGCTGGAGAGAAACCCTGGAAAGAAACCGAAGGTAGGCGTGGTTGGAGAGATTCTTGTTAAGTTTTCTCCTCTTGCCAATAATAACATCGTAGAGCTTCTGGAGGCAGAGGGTGCCGAGGCAGTTATGCCTGATTTAATGGATTTCCTTTTATACTGCTTCTATAACAATAACTTCAAAGCTGAGAACCTGGGCGGAAAGAAATCTACCGCTGCTCTCTCTAATATGGGAATCTCTCTCTTGGAATTCTTCCGCAGAACTGCGAAGAAGGAACTGGAAAAGAGCCGTCATTTCACGGCACCTTCCCATATCGGCAATCTGGCAGATATGGCCAAGGACTTTGTTTCCATCGGCAACCAGACGGGAGAAGGCTGGTTCTTAACCGGTGAGATGCTGGAGCTGATTCATACTGGAACCAACAACATCGTATGTACTCAGCCATTCGGTTGTCTTCCGAACCACATTGTAGGAAAAGGTGTAATCAAGGAACTTCGGAAAACGTATCCGGATTCCAATATTATAGCCGTTGACTATGACCCCGGTGCAAGTGAAGTAAACCAGTTGAACCGTATTAAGCTGATGCTTTCTACTGCTCAGAAAAATCTTATAAAAGAACAATAG
- the pyk gene encoding pyruvate kinase gives MKKTKIICTMGPNTNDRELMKALALHGMDIARFNFSHGDYEEQKARLDMLKSVREELDLPIAALLDTKGPEIRTGVLVDGKKVTLKEGDTYTLTTEDIVGDAARGHITYDGLAKDVTKGNRILIDDGLIELEVLEVKGKEIHCTIVNGGELGERKGVNVPNVKIKLPALTEKDKQDIQFGIEQGFDFIAASFVRTADAIREIKDILALNGSNMAVIAKIENAEGIENLDDIIEVSDGIMVARGDMGVEIPAQEVPFVQKSIIDKCNVACKPVITATQMLDSMIRNPRPTRAEVTDVANAVYDGTDAVMLSGETAMGKYPVEALTMMASIVEESEKHLDYNAFRQRRVSAANEHNVSNAVCYSSVATARDLDAKAIVAPSISGFTTRLLSKWRPESQIIGLSPSSSALRQMQLYWGVKPFHAKRAESTDVLIYSSMELLKEKGIVKENDTVVVTAGVVNPVRKHEAAAHTNIMRVVNVN, from the coding sequence ATGAAGAAAACAAAGATTATTTGCACAATGGGACCTAATACAAATGACCGCGAATTGATGAAAGCACTGGCATTACATGGTATGGATATTGCCAGATTTAACTTTTCTCATGGTGACTATGAAGAGCAGAAGGCACGCCTTGATATGTTAAAGAGCGTTCGTGAAGAATTAGATCTGCCGATCGCAGCCCTTCTTGATACAAAAGGACCGGAGATCCGTACCGGCGTCCTGGTAGATGGCAAGAAGGTAACGTTAAAGGAAGGAGATACCTATACTTTAACAACGGAAGATATTGTCGGCGATGCTGCCAGAGGTCATATTACTTACGATGGACTCGCTAAGGACGTTACAAAAGGAAACCGCATTCTGATTGATGACGGCTTAATTGAGCTTGAAGTTCTGGAAGTAAAAGGCAAAGAAATCCATTGCACCATTGTGAATGGAGGAGAGCTGGGAGAGAGAAAGGGTGTTAACGTGCCTAACGTTAAGATCAAGCTTCCTGCACTGACAGAAAAAGATAAACAGGATATTCAGTTTGGTATTGAACAGGGATTTGACTTTATTGCAGCTTCCTTTGTACGTACCGCTGATGCCATCAGAGAAATCAAGGATATCCTTGCTTTAAACGGTTCCAACATGGCAGTTATTGCCAAGATTGAGAATGCAGAAGGAATTGAAAACCTGGATGATATCATTGAAGTAAGTGATGGAATCATGGTTGCCCGTGGAGATATGGGTGTTGAGATTCCTGCTCAGGAAGTACCATTTGTTCAGAAGAGCATCATTGACAAATGTAATGTTGCTTGTAAGCCGGTTATTACAGCCACTCAGATGCTGGATTCCATGATCCGTAACCCGCGTCCAACAAGAGCCGAGGTAACTGACGTTGCCAATGCGGTTTACGATGGTACCGATGCAGTTATGCTATCTGGTGAGACTGCTATGGGTAAATATCCGGTTGAAGCTCTTACTATGATGGCTTCCATCGTAGAAGAGTCAGAGAAGCATCTGGATTACAATGCATTCCGTCAGCGTAGAGTATCTGCTGCCAACGAGCATAACGTATCCAATGCGGTTTGCTATTCTTCTGTTGCTACTGCCCGCGACTTAGATGCAAAGGCGATCGTAGCACCAAGTATCAGCGGTTTTACCACAAGACTGTTATCCAAGTGGAGACCTGAAAGCCAGATCATCGGTTTATCTCCAAGTTCCTCAGCTCTTCGTCAGATGCAGCTTTACTGGGGTGTTAAGCCATTCCATGCAAAGCGTGCAGAATCTACTGACGTGCTGATCTACTCCTCCATGGAGCTTTTAAAGGAGAAGGGAATTGTAAAGGAGAATGACACTGTAGTCGTTACTGCAGGCGTTGTAAATCCGGTGAGAAAGCATGAAGCAGCAGCTCACACCAACATCATGCGTGTGGTAAATGTAAACTAA